From one Coffea eugenioides isolate CCC68of chromosome 11, Ceug_1.0, whole genome shotgun sequence genomic stretch:
- the LOC113751613 gene encoding ABC transporter B family member 26, chloroplastic isoform X2 gives MALPLVFCHPQTSSSFITSSSQRRTRVFLIRNTNHDPLPNARTNLQLTPSKSNGRFISISPPKSSASVNGYSVNSTISNPEDVDFPTTEGSEKLSQNPRTVIEFIKDILPGGSWWRLSSSDHVEVVLTAKPVTVVRALRRMWDLISEDRWVIFTAFSSLMLTALSQISIPHYLTASIFSAQSNNVSVFSWNVKLLILLCITSGIGSGIRGCCFGIANMILVKRMRERLYSTLLLQDISFFDYETVGDLTSRLGSDCQQVSRVIGNDLNLISRNLLQGTGALIYLVILSWPLGLCTFAICAMLSTIMLLYGQYQKKAAKLIQDYGASANEVAQETLSLMRTVRVYGTEQQELGRYNNWLEKLADISLRQSAAYGLWNFSFNTLYHSTQVIAVLIGGMFILTGRITAEQLTKFILYSEWLIYSTWSVGDSLSSLMQSIGASEKVFQLMDLPPSNQFISTGSKLQRLVGHIEFLSVTFSYPSRASVPVLQHVNFQVHPNEVVAIVGLSGSGKSTLVNLLLRLYEPTGGQIMIDGHPIKDLNTKWLRERIGYVGQEPRLLRTDISSNIRYGCPRVVNQKDVERAAKQAYAHEFISSLPNGYQTLVDDELLSGGQKQRIAIARAILRDPDILILDEATSALDAESEHNIKGVLRAVRSDLKTKRTVIVIAHRLSTIQAADKIVVMEGGKIVQVGSHSELLLKDGLYSRLTRRQADAVVPS, from the exons ATGGCTCTTCCACTTGTCTTCTGCCATCCCCAGACATCTTCAAGTTTCATCACGTCCTCATCCCAACGAAGAACACGAGTCTTCTTAATAAGGAACACCAATCACGATCCTCTTCCTAACGCCAGAACCAATCTCCAGTTGACTCCCTCCAAATCCAATGGAAGATTCATTTCCATTTCTCCTCCAAAGTCATCAGCTTCAGTCAATGGATACTCTGTCAACAGTACTATTAGCAATCCCGAGGATGTTGATTTTCCAACAACAGAGGGCAGCGAGAAACTTAGTCAGAATCCCAGAACAGTGATTGAGTTTATTAAGGATATATTGCCAGGTGGTAGCTGGTGGAGGCTCTCTTCCTCGGACCATGTTGAAGTTGTCCTAACGGCAAAACCGGTGACAGTTGTGCGAGCGCTTCGGCGGATGTGGGATTTGATAAGTGAAGATCGGTGGGTCATTTTTACTGCCTTTTCTTCCTTGATGCTGACTGCC CTTTCACAGATCTCAATTCCTCATTATCTGACAGCTTCAATTTTTTCTGCCCAAAGTAACAATGTATCGGTGTTTTCCTGGAATGTGAAGCTTTTGATTCTGCTATGCATTACATCAGGAATAGGCAG TGGTATAAGAGGTTGCTGTTTTGGCATTGCAAATATGATTCTG GTCAAACGAATGAGGGAAAGATTATATTCTACTCTTCTTCTtcag GATATTTCTTTCTTCGACTATGAGACAGTTGGTGACCTAACAAGTAGGCTTGGGTCAGATTGTCAGCAAGTCTCACGCGTAATTGGCAATGACCTTAATCTTATATCTCGCAATTTGCTTCAG GGGACAGGTGCATTAATATACTTAGTGATCTTATCATGGCCACTTGGATTGTGTACATTCGCTATATGCGCTATGCTGTCAACCATAATGCTGTTATACGGCCA GTACCAAAAGAAAGCAGCTAAATTGATCCAAGACTATGGTGCTTCAGCCAATGAA GTTGCTCAAGAGACTCTGTCTTTAATGAGGACTGTAAGAGTGTATGGTACTGAACAACAAGAACTTGGAAG GTACAATAACTGGCTGGAGAAATTAGCGGATATAAGTTTGAGACAGAGTGCTGCATATGGACTTTGGAACTTCAGCTTCAACACCCTCTACCATTCAACACAG GTTATTGCTGTGCTGATCGGAGGAATGTTTATACTGACTGGTCGTATAACAGCAGAGCAACTTACAAAGTTCATATTATACAGCGAATGGCTGATTTATTCAACATGGTCGGTCGGAGACAGCTTGTCATCATTGATGCAGTCTATAGGAGCCAGTGAAAAGGTTTTCCAACTGATGGATCTTCCACCAAGTAATCAGTTCATATCAACTG GGTCAAAATTGCAAAGACTGGTAGGGCATATTGAATTCTTGAGTGTCACCTTTTCCTACCCTTCAAGGGCTTCG GTTCCAGTATTGCAACATGTAAACTTCCAAGTGCATCCTAATGAAGTAGTTGCAATT GTTGGTTTAAGTGGAAGTGGTAAGAGCACTCTAGTGAATCTGTTGCTCCGCCTTTATGAACCAACAGGTGGCCAG ATAATGATTGATGGGCACCCAATTAAAGATTTGAACACCAAGTGGTTAAGGGAAAGAATCGGTTATGTGGGACAG GAACCTCGGCTTCTCCGTACTGATATCAGTTCAAATATAAGATATGGATGTCCCAGGGTGGTAAATCAAAAGGATGTAGAAAGGGCCGCCAAGCAAGCTTATGCCCATGAATTTATTTCATCTTTGCCTAATGGCTATCAAACTCTTGTGGATGATGAATTGCTCAGTGGAGGGCAAAAGCAGAGAATTGCTATAGCAAGGGCAATTCTTAGGGACCCAGACATATTGATCCTAGATGAAGCCACCAGTGCACTGGATGCTGAGAGTGAGCACAACATTAAG GGTGTCCTTCGTGCAGTCAGAAGTGACCTAAAGACAAAGAGAACTGTCATAGTGATTGCACATAG GCTTTCTACAATACAGGCTGCTGACAAAATAGTTGTCATGGAAGGTGGTAAAATTGTTCAG GTAGGTAGCCACTCAGAGCTACTACTGAAAGATGGTTTGTATTCACGATTAACAAGAAGACAGGCCGATGCTGTGGTACCATCTTAG
- the LOC113751613 gene encoding ABC transporter B family member 26, chloroplastic isoform X1 yields the protein MALPLVFCHPQTSSSFITSSSQRRTRVFLIRNTNHDPLPNARTNLQLTPSKSNGRFISISPPKSSASVNGYSVNSTISNPEDVDFPTTEGSEKLSQNPRTVIEFIKDILPGGSWWRLSSSDHVEVVLTAKPVTVVRALRRMWDLISEDRWVIFTAFSSLMLTALSQISIPHYLTASIFSAQSNNVSVFSWNVKLLILLCITSGIGSGIRGCCFGIANMILVKRMRERLYSTLLLQDISFFDYETVGDLTSRLGSDCQQVSRVIGNDLNLISRNLLQGTGALIYLVILSWPLGLCTFAICAMLSTIMLLYGQYQKKAAKLIQDYGASANEVAQETLSLMRTVRVYGTEQQELGRYNNWLEKLADISLRQSAAYGLWNFSFNTLYHSTQVIAVLIGGMFILTGRITAEQLTKFILYSEWLIYSTWSVGDSLSSLMQSIGASEKVFQLMDLPPSNQFISTAGSKLQRLVGHIEFLSVTFSYPSRASVPVLQHVNFQVHPNEVVAIVGLSGSGKSTLVNLLLRLYEPTGGQIMIDGHPIKDLNTKWLRERIGYVGQEPRLLRTDISSNIRYGCPRVVNQKDVERAAKQAYAHEFISSLPNGYQTLVDDELLSGGQKQRIAIARAILRDPDILILDEATSALDAESEHNIKGVLRAVRSDLKTKRTVIVIAHRLSTIQAADKIVVMEGGKIVQVGSHSELLLKDGLYSRLTRRQADAVVPS from the exons ATGGCTCTTCCACTTGTCTTCTGCCATCCCCAGACATCTTCAAGTTTCATCACGTCCTCATCCCAACGAAGAACACGAGTCTTCTTAATAAGGAACACCAATCACGATCCTCTTCCTAACGCCAGAACCAATCTCCAGTTGACTCCCTCCAAATCCAATGGAAGATTCATTTCCATTTCTCCTCCAAAGTCATCAGCTTCAGTCAATGGATACTCTGTCAACAGTACTATTAGCAATCCCGAGGATGTTGATTTTCCAACAACAGAGGGCAGCGAGAAACTTAGTCAGAATCCCAGAACAGTGATTGAGTTTATTAAGGATATATTGCCAGGTGGTAGCTGGTGGAGGCTCTCTTCCTCGGACCATGTTGAAGTTGTCCTAACGGCAAAACCGGTGACAGTTGTGCGAGCGCTTCGGCGGATGTGGGATTTGATAAGTGAAGATCGGTGGGTCATTTTTACTGCCTTTTCTTCCTTGATGCTGACTGCC CTTTCACAGATCTCAATTCCTCATTATCTGACAGCTTCAATTTTTTCTGCCCAAAGTAACAATGTATCGGTGTTTTCCTGGAATGTGAAGCTTTTGATTCTGCTATGCATTACATCAGGAATAGGCAG TGGTATAAGAGGTTGCTGTTTTGGCATTGCAAATATGATTCTG GTCAAACGAATGAGGGAAAGATTATATTCTACTCTTCTTCTtcag GATATTTCTTTCTTCGACTATGAGACAGTTGGTGACCTAACAAGTAGGCTTGGGTCAGATTGTCAGCAAGTCTCACGCGTAATTGGCAATGACCTTAATCTTATATCTCGCAATTTGCTTCAG GGGACAGGTGCATTAATATACTTAGTGATCTTATCATGGCCACTTGGATTGTGTACATTCGCTATATGCGCTATGCTGTCAACCATAATGCTGTTATACGGCCA GTACCAAAAGAAAGCAGCTAAATTGATCCAAGACTATGGTGCTTCAGCCAATGAA GTTGCTCAAGAGACTCTGTCTTTAATGAGGACTGTAAGAGTGTATGGTACTGAACAACAAGAACTTGGAAG GTACAATAACTGGCTGGAGAAATTAGCGGATATAAGTTTGAGACAGAGTGCTGCATATGGACTTTGGAACTTCAGCTTCAACACCCTCTACCATTCAACACAG GTTATTGCTGTGCTGATCGGAGGAATGTTTATACTGACTGGTCGTATAACAGCAGAGCAACTTACAAAGTTCATATTATACAGCGAATGGCTGATTTATTCAACATGGTCGGTCGGAGACAGCTTGTCATCATTGATGCAGTCTATAGGAGCCAGTGAAAAGGTTTTCCAACTGATGGATCTTCCACCAAGTAATCAGTTCATATCAACTG CAGGGTCAAAATTGCAAAGACTGGTAGGGCATATTGAATTCTTGAGTGTCACCTTTTCCTACCCTTCAAGGGCTTCG GTTCCAGTATTGCAACATGTAAACTTCCAAGTGCATCCTAATGAAGTAGTTGCAATT GTTGGTTTAAGTGGAAGTGGTAAGAGCACTCTAGTGAATCTGTTGCTCCGCCTTTATGAACCAACAGGTGGCCAG ATAATGATTGATGGGCACCCAATTAAAGATTTGAACACCAAGTGGTTAAGGGAAAGAATCGGTTATGTGGGACAG GAACCTCGGCTTCTCCGTACTGATATCAGTTCAAATATAAGATATGGATGTCCCAGGGTGGTAAATCAAAAGGATGTAGAAAGGGCCGCCAAGCAAGCTTATGCCCATGAATTTATTTCATCTTTGCCTAATGGCTATCAAACTCTTGTGGATGATGAATTGCTCAGTGGAGGGCAAAAGCAGAGAATTGCTATAGCAAGGGCAATTCTTAGGGACCCAGACATATTGATCCTAGATGAAGCCACCAGTGCACTGGATGCTGAGAGTGAGCACAACATTAAG GGTGTCCTTCGTGCAGTCAGAAGTGACCTAAAGACAAAGAGAACTGTCATAGTGATTGCACATAG GCTTTCTACAATACAGGCTGCTGACAAAATAGTTGTCATGGAAGGTGGTAAAATTGTTCAG GTAGGTAGCCACTCAGAGCTACTACTGAAAGATGGTTTGTATTCACGATTAACAAGAAGACAGGCCGATGCTGTGGTACCATCTTAG
- the LOC113751613 gene encoding ABC transporter B family member 26, chloroplastic isoform X3 yields MALPLVFCHPQTSSSFITSSSQRRTRVFLIRNTNHDPLPNARTNLQLTPSKSNGRFISISPPKSSASVNGYSVNSTISNPEDVDFPTTEGSEKLSQNPRTVIEFIKDILPGGSWWRLSSSDHVEVVLTAKPVTVVRALRRMWDLISEDRWVIFTAFSSLMLTALSQISIPHYLTASIFSAQSNNVSVFSWNVKLLILLCITSGIGSGIRGCCFGIANMILVKRMRERLYSTLLLQDISFFDYETVGDLTSRLGSDCQQVSRVIGNDLNLISRNLLQGTGALIYLVILSWPLGLCTFAICAMLSTIMLLYGQYQKKAAKLIQDYGASANEVAQETLSLMRTVRVYGTEQQELGRYNNWLEKLADISLRQSAAYGLWNFSFNTLYHSTQVIAVLIGGMFILTGRITAEQLTKFILYSEWLIYSTWSVGDSLSSLMQSIGASEKVFQLMDLPPSNQFISTAGSKLQRLVGHIEFLSVTFSYPSRASVPVLQHVNFQVHPNEVVAIVGLSGSGKSTLVNLLLRLYEPTGGQIMIDGHPIKDLNTKWLRERIGYVGQEPRLLRTDISSNIRYGCPRVVNQKDVERAAKQAYAHEFISSLPNGYQTLVDDELLSGGQKQRIAIARAILRDPDILILDEATSALDAESEHNIKGVLRAVRSDLKTKRTVIVIAHRLSTIQAADKIVVMEGGKIVQVLGLCPPIPMHGWY; encoded by the exons ATGGCTCTTCCACTTGTCTTCTGCCATCCCCAGACATCTTCAAGTTTCATCACGTCCTCATCCCAACGAAGAACACGAGTCTTCTTAATAAGGAACACCAATCACGATCCTCTTCCTAACGCCAGAACCAATCTCCAGTTGACTCCCTCCAAATCCAATGGAAGATTCATTTCCATTTCTCCTCCAAAGTCATCAGCTTCAGTCAATGGATACTCTGTCAACAGTACTATTAGCAATCCCGAGGATGTTGATTTTCCAACAACAGAGGGCAGCGAGAAACTTAGTCAGAATCCCAGAACAGTGATTGAGTTTATTAAGGATATATTGCCAGGTGGTAGCTGGTGGAGGCTCTCTTCCTCGGACCATGTTGAAGTTGTCCTAACGGCAAAACCGGTGACAGTTGTGCGAGCGCTTCGGCGGATGTGGGATTTGATAAGTGAAGATCGGTGGGTCATTTTTACTGCCTTTTCTTCCTTGATGCTGACTGCC CTTTCACAGATCTCAATTCCTCATTATCTGACAGCTTCAATTTTTTCTGCCCAAAGTAACAATGTATCGGTGTTTTCCTGGAATGTGAAGCTTTTGATTCTGCTATGCATTACATCAGGAATAGGCAG TGGTATAAGAGGTTGCTGTTTTGGCATTGCAAATATGATTCTG GTCAAACGAATGAGGGAAAGATTATATTCTACTCTTCTTCTtcag GATATTTCTTTCTTCGACTATGAGACAGTTGGTGACCTAACAAGTAGGCTTGGGTCAGATTGTCAGCAAGTCTCACGCGTAATTGGCAATGACCTTAATCTTATATCTCGCAATTTGCTTCAG GGGACAGGTGCATTAATATACTTAGTGATCTTATCATGGCCACTTGGATTGTGTACATTCGCTATATGCGCTATGCTGTCAACCATAATGCTGTTATACGGCCA GTACCAAAAGAAAGCAGCTAAATTGATCCAAGACTATGGTGCTTCAGCCAATGAA GTTGCTCAAGAGACTCTGTCTTTAATGAGGACTGTAAGAGTGTATGGTACTGAACAACAAGAACTTGGAAG GTACAATAACTGGCTGGAGAAATTAGCGGATATAAGTTTGAGACAGAGTGCTGCATATGGACTTTGGAACTTCAGCTTCAACACCCTCTACCATTCAACACAG GTTATTGCTGTGCTGATCGGAGGAATGTTTATACTGACTGGTCGTATAACAGCAGAGCAACTTACAAAGTTCATATTATACAGCGAATGGCTGATTTATTCAACATGGTCGGTCGGAGACAGCTTGTCATCATTGATGCAGTCTATAGGAGCCAGTGAAAAGGTTTTCCAACTGATGGATCTTCCACCAAGTAATCAGTTCATATCAACTG CAGGGTCAAAATTGCAAAGACTGGTAGGGCATATTGAATTCTTGAGTGTCACCTTTTCCTACCCTTCAAGGGCTTCG GTTCCAGTATTGCAACATGTAAACTTCCAAGTGCATCCTAATGAAGTAGTTGCAATT GTTGGTTTAAGTGGAAGTGGTAAGAGCACTCTAGTGAATCTGTTGCTCCGCCTTTATGAACCAACAGGTGGCCAG ATAATGATTGATGGGCACCCAATTAAAGATTTGAACACCAAGTGGTTAAGGGAAAGAATCGGTTATGTGGGACAG GAACCTCGGCTTCTCCGTACTGATATCAGTTCAAATATAAGATATGGATGTCCCAGGGTGGTAAATCAAAAGGATGTAGAAAGGGCCGCCAAGCAAGCTTATGCCCATGAATTTATTTCATCTTTGCCTAATGGCTATCAAACTCTTGTGGATGATGAATTGCTCAGTGGAGGGCAAAAGCAGAGAATTGCTATAGCAAGGGCAATTCTTAGGGACCCAGACATATTGATCCTAGATGAAGCCACCAGTGCACTGGATGCTGAGAGTGAGCACAACATTAAG GGTGTCCTTCGTGCAGTCAGAAGTGACCTAAAGACAAAGAGAACTGTCATAGTGATTGCACATAG GCTTTCTACAATACAGGCTGCTGACAAAATAGTTGTCATGGAAGGTGGTAAAATTGTTCAG GTGCTAGGCTTGTGTCCTCCTATCCCGATGCATGGATGGTACTGA
- the LOC113753463 gene encoding uncharacterized protein LOC113753463 isoform X2, with protein sequence MAAVLGNLALILDPARVTSPRYCTLPDRKSHRPPVPILSDVVLNLFKKESFAPEFDGEIRKEKSFAKKEKLKSKSKVNAVDYENSSDDENGNGFADEDGFNWEEEMRRRVKEIEEMRELEKKAEEVQNRVDEEFKEVGGENKEDTEEEKRMRVKKELEKVAKEQAERRKMAQLMFDLGQKAYGRGMYGRAIEFLEAALTIIPRPTLFGGEIQIWLAMAYEANNRHADCIALYQQLEKKHPSVSIRRQAAELRYILQAPKLKITQEEMVTIPLIGSSYDS encoded by the exons ATGGCTGCAGTGCTCGGCAATTTAGCTCTAATACTGGACCCAGCTCGCGTAACATCTCCACGCTACTGCACGTTACCCGACCGAAAATCCCACCGCCCGCCGGTCCCAATTCTCTCCGACGTCGTCTTGAACCTGTTCAAGAAAGAATCTTTTGCCCCAGAATTCGATGGGGAAATCCGAAAAGAAAAATCTTTtgctaaaaaagaaaagttaaagTCCAAGTCAAAGGTGAATGCAGTGGACTACGAGAACTCCAGCGACGACGAAAATGGGAATGGGTTCGCGGATGAGGATGGGTTTAATTGGGAGGAAGAGATGAGGAGGAGAGTGAAGGAAATTGAGGAGATGAGGGAGCTGGAAAAGAAGGCTGAAGAAGTGCAGAATAGAGTGGACGAGGAGTTTAAGGAAGTTGGTGGGGAGAATAAGGAAGATACTGAGGAAGAGAAACGGATGAGAGTAAAAAAAGAGCTCGAAAAG GTAGCAAAGGAGCAAGCTGAACGGAGAAAAATGGCTCAATTGATGTTTGACTTGGGTCAGAAAGCTTATGGGAGGGGAATGTATGGACGTGCCATTGAGTTTCTTGAAGCTGCCCTCACCATCATTCCCAGGCCAACTTTGTTTGGTGGTGAG ATACAAATATGGCTTGCAATGGCCTATGAAGCTAACAATCGACATGCAGATTGCATAGCACTTTACCAGCAGCTGGAGAAAAAACATCCCAGTGTCAGCATTCGGCGGCAAGCTGCAGAACTGCGTTACATATTGCAAGCACCTAAGCTCAAGATAACCCAGGAAGAGATGGTTACCATACCACTGATAGGTTCTAGCTACGATAG TTGA
- the LOC113753463 gene encoding uncharacterized protein LOC113753463 isoform X1 codes for MAAVLGNLALILDPARVTSPRYCTLPDRKSHRPPVPILSDVVLNLFKKESFAPEFDGEIRKEKSFAKKEKLKSKSKVNAVDYENSSDDENGNGFADEDGFNWEEEMRRRVKEIEEMRELEKKAEEVQNRVDEEFKEVGGENKEDTEEEKRMRVKKELEKVAKEQAERRKMAQLMFDLGQKAYGRGMYGRAIEFLEAALTIIPRPTLFGGEIQIWLAMAYEANNRHADCIALYQQLEKKHPSVSIRRQAAELRYILQAPKLKITQEEMVTIPLIGSSYDSYAATWTDKYKDKDQKRSFSTTNQLPSGRDYLADFLAWKPPVGLEKNQTFWIALTLWVGLVGAALLLQK; via the exons ATGGCTGCAGTGCTCGGCAATTTAGCTCTAATACTGGACCCAGCTCGCGTAACATCTCCACGCTACTGCACGTTACCCGACCGAAAATCCCACCGCCCGCCGGTCCCAATTCTCTCCGACGTCGTCTTGAACCTGTTCAAGAAAGAATCTTTTGCCCCAGAATTCGATGGGGAAATCCGAAAAGAAAAATCTTTtgctaaaaaagaaaagttaaagTCCAAGTCAAAGGTGAATGCAGTGGACTACGAGAACTCCAGCGACGACGAAAATGGGAATGGGTTCGCGGATGAGGATGGGTTTAATTGGGAGGAAGAGATGAGGAGGAGAGTGAAGGAAATTGAGGAGATGAGGGAGCTGGAAAAGAAGGCTGAAGAAGTGCAGAATAGAGTGGACGAGGAGTTTAAGGAAGTTGGTGGGGAGAATAAGGAAGATACTGAGGAAGAGAAACGGATGAGAGTAAAAAAAGAGCTCGAAAAG GTAGCAAAGGAGCAAGCTGAACGGAGAAAAATGGCTCAATTGATGTTTGACTTGGGTCAGAAAGCTTATGGGAGGGGAATGTATGGACGTGCCATTGAGTTTCTTGAAGCTGCCCTCACCATCATTCCCAGGCCAACTTTGTTTGGTGGTGAG ATACAAATATGGCTTGCAATGGCCTATGAAGCTAACAATCGACATGCAGATTGCATAGCACTTTACCAGCAGCTGGAGAAAAAACATCCCAGTGTCAGCATTCGGCGGCAAGCTGCAGAACTGCGTTACATATTGCAAGCACCTAAGCTCAAGATAACCCAGGAAGAGATGGTTACCATACCACTGATAGGTTCTAGCTACGATAG CTATGCGGCAACATGGACTGACAAATACAAGGACAAAGATCAAAAGAGAAGTTTCTCTACTACTAATCAGCTTCCATCAGGTAGAGACTACTTAGCAGACTTCTTGGCATGGAAACCCCCGGTTGGCTTGGAGAAGAACCAAACCTTTTGGATAGCTTTGACATTATGGGTAGGGCTGGTTGGAGCTGCTCTTTTACTGCAAAAGTAA
- the LOC113751638 gene encoding 60S ribosomal protein L27a-3: protein MTTRFKKNRKKRGHVSAGHGRIGKHRKHPGGRGNAGGMHHHRILFDKYHPGYFGKVGMRYFHKLRNKFHCPIVNIDKLWSLVPQEAKDKATKDNVPLIDVTQFGYFKVLGKGVLPENQPVVVKAKLVSKTAEKKIKEAGGAVVLTA from the coding sequence ATGACGACCCGTTTCAAGAAGAACAGAAAGAAGAGGGGCCACGTCAGCGCCGGCCACGGAAGGATCGGCAAGCACCGCAAGCATCCCGGAGGAAGAGGTAACGCCGGAGGCATGCACCACCACAGGATACTATTCGACAAGTACCATCCGGGTTACTTCGGGAAAGTTGGTATGAGGTACTTCCACAAGCTCCGTAACAAATTCCATTGCCCCATTGTCAACATCGATAAGCTCTGGTCTTTGGTTCCTCAAGAAGCTAAGGACAAAGCTACCAAGGACAACGTCCCTTTGATTGATGTCACCCAGTTCGGATACTTTAAGGTTTTGGGTAAGGGAGTTTTGCCTGAAAATCAACCTGTTGTTGTTAAGGCCAAGCTCGTTTCCAAGACTGCTGAGAAGAAGATTAAGGAAGCTGGTGGGGCTGTTGTTCTCACTGCTTAG
- the LOC113752748 gene encoding protein DETOXIFICATION 30-like, translating to MKLRLGLLGAALMLNASWWFITIGQFLYVMSGNCGRSWSGFSRKALRNLSGFVKLSVSSAVMLSLEIWYIMALTLVVGHLKNAEVSVDALSICLEAYAAEERLKLWGGETEAQIDESSTLKSSTFHEQIRASVDEISIYVKITDNHFWQNQNASIKLLMLEISSSQEKLRLVICQT from the exons ATGAAGCTGCGATTGGGACTTCTGGGTGCGGCCTTGATGCTTAATGCATCATGGTGGTTCATAACGATAGGCCAGTTCTTGTATGTCATGTCTGGGAACTGTGGTCGATCTTGGTCTGGATTCTCCCGGAAAGCCCTAAGAAATCTCTCAGGATTTGTCAAGTTGTCAGTTTCATCAGCTGTAATGCTTAG CTTGGAGATATGGTATATTATGGCGCTGACACTTGTTGTTGGACATCTAAAGAATGCTGAAGTTTCCGTAGATGCTTTGTCTATATG CTTGGAG GCATATGCTGCTGAAGAGAGACTAAAACTGTGGGGAGGGGAAACGGAGGCTCAAATTGATGAA TCATCCACATTAAAAAGCTCAACCTTCCATGAGCAAATTCGCGCTTCAGTAGACGAGATATCAATCTATGTGAAGATAACAGACAATCATTTCTGGCAAAATCAAAATGCAAGTATCAAACTCCTGATGCTTGAGATTAGCAGTAGCCAAGAAAAACTACGATTGGTTATCTGCCAGACTTGA